TGTTCATGCAGCTGAAGATGTGGGAAATGCAGATCCACAGGCCTTAACAGTAGCTACTTCGGCAGCTCAAGCAGTAGAGTATATAGGTTTACCAGAAGCACGGATTCCATTAGCCCAAGCGGCTGTTTATATTGCCACAGCTCCTAAAAGCAATGCTATTATTGCAGGAATTGATCAAGCTCTAAAGGCAGTGCAGAATGAAACAATTTCAGGTGTACCAAATCATCTTAGAGATACACATTATAAAGGTGCTGAAAAATTGAAACGCGGTAAAGGATATAAATATCCACATAATTATTCGCAAAATTATGTGGAACAAAAATATCTACCTGATAAACTAGCTAATAAGCAGTTTTATCAGCCTAGTTATCAAGGATATGAAAAGAAAATTAGAAAGTTTTTGGGTGAATTAAATAAAGATTAGAGTAGATTGTTTATATAAAGGTGGTAAAAATGAAGGACAAGTACAAGACTATAGTAGAAAATTATAGAATTCGATTAAAAATTAAAAAGTGTACATTTGTTGTTTCGGCAGCTAATGTACAAACAGTGGATGAAGCTGAAGGGTTTATAGAGCAAGTTTCCGAAGAATTTTCGGATGCTAAACATAATGATGTATATGCTTTTAAGATAGGTTTAGGAAGTGATGCTATAGAGCGAGCTAATGATGCTGGAGAACCGTCTGGTTCAGCAGGGCCTCCTATATTACAGGCGATTAAAGGAGAAGGCATAACTAATATAGTTATTGTAGTTACACGTTATTTCGGTGGGAAGCACGGTATAGGTGGTTTAATTAGAGCCTATGGTAAATGTGGACGGGAAGTAATTAAAGAGGCTGGAGTGATAGAGAAAGAACGTTATTTAACTATTGGTATTAAAGTGCCATATGATTTAATGGGAACGGTAATTAATGATTTAGGTGGACATCACGGAAAAATAAAAGATACTAAATATACTAATGAAGGAGTAGAAATTATAGCAGTTATGAAACCAAGTTATCTTCAAGAATTTAAAGATAGAATTACTGAAAGTACTAAAGGAGAGGCTGAGTTTCAGCAGTTAGAAGAGGAATTTAGATAAAAAAGTTTTTTGAGATATAAGAAATTCAAAAGTTAGAATAAATTTTAATAAAGTTAAGTGCTAGAAGTTAATGTTTAGCTAAGCATTAACTTTTTATAATTTTGATTTAAAATGATTGACAAACTATATATATTGTGTTACCATTAATTTAGATTAAACCAACCAAAATAGTCGGGATTATAAAAGGAGGATTAGATGAAACTATCTACTAAGGGGCGGTATGGAGTTAGAGCAATGGTTGACTTAGCTCTTCATTGTAATGAAAAAGGAGCTACTCCTTTACACAGTATAGCAGAGCGCCAAAATATCTCTGAACACTATTTAGAACAATTGATAGCTACATTACGAAAAGCAGGTTTAGTAAATAGTGTACGGGGAGCACATGGTGGATATTTATTAGCTAAAGATCCGGGTGAAATTACTGTTAAAGATATTATTCAAACGTTAGAAGGACCGATTGCACCGTCTGAATGTGTAGCTGAAGAATCAGAAAATAACTGTGAAAATATAGATGATTGTATTACTCGTTTGATTTGGAAAAAATTACAGAATACCATTAATGAAGTTTTAAGTTCAATTACTCTCGAGGATTTACGTCAAGAAGCCATTGATGCTAAACATACAGGAGATCATCATGGTTATCTATACCATATTTAAAAAAGCTAGGGGGGTATATCAAAAATGAAAAAAGTTTATTTAGATAATGCTGCTACTACACCGGTAGCATCAGAAGTTAAAGAAGCTATAGAACCTTATTTAACTAAAAAATTTGGTAATGCATCTAGTGTTCATTCTTTTGGTAGAGACGTAAGAAAAGAAGTCGAGTTAGTTCGTGAAAAAGTAGCAGACTTAATTGGAGCTGATGATTCCCAAGAAGTTATTTTTACTAGCGGCGGTACTGAGGCAGACAATTTATCAATTAAGGGAGTAGTAATGAAAAATAGAGATAAAGGAAATCATATTATTACTTCTGCCATTGAACATCATGCTGTTTTACATCCTTGTGAATATTTAGAAGAATATCATGATTTTGATGTAACCTATTTGCCAGTTGATGAAGATGGATTAGTTGATCCAGATGATGTAGCTGAAGCTATTACTGATGAAACAATTTTAGTTAGTATTATGTTAGCTAATAATGAAGTAGGAACAATTCAACCGATTGCTGAAATTGGAGAGATGTTAGAAGATAAAGATATTTATTTTCATACTGATGCTGTTCAAGCTGTAGGTTCTATTCCAGTAGATGTCGACGAATTAAAAGTTGATCTTCTTTCATTGTCAGCGCATAAATTTAATGGGCCAAAAGGAATTGGCGCCTGTTATATTCGGAAAGGAACTAAAATTATTCCTTTTATGCATGGGGGAGCTCAGGAGAGAGGTCTAAGAGCTAGTACAGAAAATGTACCAGGAATTATTGGTTTAGGCAAAGCAGTTGAATTGGCTGCTGAAAACTTAGAGGAAAAACAGAAAGAGATTACTAGATTAAGAGATAAATTAATTTCTGGTATTAAAGATAATATAGATGAAGTCACATTAAATGGTCATCCAACTAATCGGTTGCCGAATAATGTTAATGTTAGCATTCGCTATATTGAAGGAGAATCATTATTACTTAATTTAGACTTAGAAGGAATTGCTGCATCTAGTGGGTCTGCATGTACTTCTGGATCATTAGATCCTTCTCATGTGTTGTTAGCAATGGACATTCCGCATGAAATTGCTCATGGATCACTTCGTTTAACTTTAGGAAAGTATACAACTGAAGAAGAAATAGATTATGTGTTAGAAAAGTTGCCAGAAGTAGTTGATAGATTACGTGCTATGTCTCCAATTTATAATAAAGCAGAATAAGGTAAAGTTTATTTTATTGAAAAGGGAGTTGATAAGTATGTATTCTGATAAAGTAATGGATCATTTCCAGAACCCACGGAATGTTGGTGAAATCAAGGATGCTGATGGGGTAGGAGAAGTAGGGAATCCTACTTGCGGTGACATAATGAAAATGTATATTAAAGTGAAAGACGATGTAATTACAGATATTAAGTTTAAAACCTTCGGTTGTGGAGCAGCTGTTGCTACTAGCAGTATTACTACAGAGATTGTAAAAGGCAAAACGATTAAAGAAGCACAAGAGCTTACTAACAGTCAGGTAGCAGAAGAGTTAGACGGACTACCACCGGAAAAAATGCATTGTTCTAATTTAGCTGCAGATGCTTTACAGAAGGCAATCAATAATTATCTTGGTATTGAAGATGATGATGTCTGTACTCATTGTGAGGATATTCCAGAAGGTCATTAGTTGATAAATCTTAAAAAAAGGGAGCTAAAATTGATAAAAGATGAGGAAGTAATTAAGTAGATAGCTCCCTTAAGACGCTTTTAAAAATCAAGGGGCATAGTCTGATTCGATTAATTTATCCTTGACAAAAAGAGATATAGATGATAGATTATTAGCTGTCGCCTCAAAACAGCTGACAAATTAATTCATTTTTCTCTTGACAAAAATCAAATTTGATGTTATTATATTTATTGTCGCTTGAAAAAGTAACGGCTTTTCTGCTAAAGAATGAAATAAATTGATATTTCTTCTTGACAAGTGACTCGATTTTTGTTATTATATTTATTGTCGCTTGAAAAGGATTGAATTTTCTTAACCTTTTAAATTGATTTTGTCCTTGACAAGTTGATTCTAAAATGTTAAAATATTTGTTGTCGCTTTTTTGCGACCCTGATCTTTGAAAACTGAACATTGTCCATGCCAACGTCAATTGAGAATGGTAGTAATCCTTTATTCTTTGATTTATTTTTGAGCCACTTTAAACTCGATTTTTAAATCTGCTCTGCAGATTTAATATATTATTTTTTCGGAGAGTTTGATCCTGGCTCAGGACGAACGCTGGCGGCGTGCCTAACACATGCAAGTTGCGCGAGAAAGCTACCTTCGGGTAGTTAGTAAAGCGGCGGACGGGTGAGTAACGCGTGAGTAATCTACCTTTAAGTTCGGTATAACTTTTCGAAAGGAAAGCTAATTCCGAATATTATACTTTCTGCATAGGCAGATTGTATTAAAGGCGGCTTTGCCTTCGCTTAAGGATG
The window above is part of the Sporohalobacter salinus genome. Proteins encoded here:
- a CDS encoding IMPACT family protein, which encodes MKDKYKTIVENYRIRLKIKKCTFVVSAANVQTVDEAEGFIEQVSEEFSDAKHNDVYAFKIGLGSDAIERANDAGEPSGSAGPPILQAIKGEGITNIVIVVTRYFGGKHGIGGLIRAYGKCGREVIKEAGVIEKERYLTIGIKVPYDLMGTVINDLGGHHGKIKDTKYTNEGVEIIAVMKPSYLQEFKDRITESTKGEAEFQQLEEEFR
- a CDS encoding RrF2 family transcriptional regulator, coding for MKLSTKGRYGVRAMVDLALHCNEKGATPLHSIAERQNISEHYLEQLIATLRKAGLVNSVRGAHGGYLLAKDPGEITVKDIIQTLEGPIAPSECVAEESENNCENIDDCITRLIWKKLQNTINEVLSSITLEDLRQEAIDAKHTGDHHGYLYHI
- the nifS gene encoding cysteine desulfurase NifS codes for the protein MKKVYLDNAATTPVASEVKEAIEPYLTKKFGNASSVHSFGRDVRKEVELVREKVADLIGADDSQEVIFTSGGTEADNLSIKGVVMKNRDKGNHIITSAIEHHAVLHPCEYLEEYHDFDVTYLPVDEDGLVDPDDVAEAITDETILVSIMLANNEVGTIQPIAEIGEMLEDKDIYFHTDAVQAVGSIPVDVDELKVDLLSLSAHKFNGPKGIGACYIRKGTKIIPFMHGGAQERGLRASTENVPGIIGLGKAVELAAENLEEKQKEITRLRDKLISGIKDNIDEVTLNGHPTNRLPNNVNVSIRYIEGESLLLNLDLEGIAASSGSACTSGSLDPSHVLLAMDIPHEIAHGSLRLTLGKYTTEEEIDYVLEKLPEVVDRLRAMSPIYNKAE
- the nifU gene encoding Fe-S cluster assembly scaffold protein NifU translates to MYSDKVMDHFQNPRNVGEIKDADGVGEVGNPTCGDIMKMYIKVKDDVITDIKFKTFGCGAAVATSSITTEIVKGKTIKEAQELTNSQVAEELDGLPPEKMHCSNLAADALQKAINNYLGIEDDDVCTHCEDIPEGH